GCAAATATGTAATGTTTTTTGTATTTACTTGGGATTCGATTTGGAGTTAATGATGATTTGTTCCTTTGAACATATCCTTTCTTTACCTTGATATCTGTACTGGGACCAATCCCAGGACCAATCCCTAGCACTAATAGTACCGATGACCGACAGCACTGTCCAATTGCGCAAAAGTAATtgtgtaaaattgtataattagtaGATCGACTTTAAGTCAGTGTTTGTTCCATTTCACTTTTAtaatttgcaactttgcaattttcaatttcaagagtttaaattttgtaattacagaAGTTTGTGAAACcttgtaattttgcaatctgAGGGATTTGAAACTTGGAACTCCTGGAacttaaaattctgaaactttattAATTTGCAACCTCAGGCTTTGGAAGCTTGTGACTCAGATGTTTGGGAGAGAACCTGCTAACGGAGTGAATAGGTTACGATTTTAATATAAcgtgttattattaatttattctgatttcaatatttttggatAACGAAAAAAATTCACGTCGCCAAATCGGCAATGTCAAGGCGGTCGCATTGAACCGGTTTCGTCAAACCGGTTTTGCTAAACCAGTCTCCTCGTGATCTGtttcaaacattttcaaatttttgtaaactATTAAAGATTGGAACGATTGTTTTCTGAAGTGTGTCTCACAAGGATGACTTGTTAAATCTAGCTCTAGAGTATCAAATCTGTTCCTACgtctattattaaatttattcctacatcaaattcctaaatcatatTCCtacatcaaattcctaaatcatatTCCtacatcaaattcctaaatcatatTCCtacatcaaattcctaaatcatatTCCTACTTCAAATCAGTTCCTACATCTATTATCAAATCTATTTCTACATTTGCTACTGAATTTGCTTCTCAAGTtagatgtacaaatttttagttaCTGAATGAACACTTTGAAGATTTAAATGCAAGGAATTGGAAGTGAAGTTGAATTAATTAAAGCCTGCTTTCAGgatatgtatacgtatgttGATGAATCATGGTTCAGACTTGAGGACATAAATTGTGATATTCCTAATATGTCTCATCCTATTAATTTTACTTTCCaaaccaaatttccactttctcagtTGAAGACACACCTATAAAGTCACTTCAGATAGTGTTCAAATAATAGAAACTTCTATAATGTGGATGCAGTGTCTTCAGACACAACTGGTTCTTGCtctcaaaaattaaagaataaaagtTCTAACTCTCATCATACTCTTCCTGACCATTTAACCTTCCTAACCAAAACCTCTCCAATGTACTTtacaatgaaatcaatgaattaAATACCTCTGAGTAACAACCCTATAACCAATTCAGGTATATTCACGAGAAAATGAGATGCGTATGAGCAGCCAAAGTGAATTTCTCCAGCAAACGAGGTCAGACCGAGAACGTGACCAGTCGAGTTCCGATCGTTCACCAAGAAGCATCCTCCAATGTCCTGCTGAACCCGCCAAACACGCGAAATGCGAACCCTGTTACTCATCTTCGCGATTCTCTGTGTTGGAGACTCCACGCAAAAGTTCAACGATAGTGTCATCGATTCGAAAGAGATTTTCTCGACCAAGGATGCATTCCGGATAAAAAACAGAGAGTTAACCCTGAAGAAGCTGCAGGAGTTGCTGAAGCAAGCTAGTTCCAGCTCAAACTCCACTGGCGAGGTGACCGCGACCAGACAAGGTCCCTGCAAATGCACAGGAAGCGTCTGCAGTTGCTGCTCCAGAATTCTGTTCGACACCTGGAAGCAGAAGGCTTGCATGAACGTGACGTACGATGCGGACGAGTTCAGCTTCACTGTGAACATCATGATGAACGACAGAGTTTTGTTTACTAGAACTGTCTCTGGTAGGTGGATCGATGTGtagtaaattttattaacactaaaattaccaaaaaggTCATCTGACCCTTTTACAAGTTTTTCGTtttaacttaataaatttgttaaaacaatttgctaattttttaagtattgaAGAATTACACAACAGTCAAGTACAGATCTTTGCTAGTTTTCATGAAGATACAGaattaatgttttattatttatttattttacaacttcatttttaatttcagagtaCAGTGTGCAaagtaggtttagtgttaaataacCGAATTCATTTTAGGGAAGAATCCTAAACCAGTGTGCGTGTCGATACCGCAGTTACCGATCATCAAAGCCTGCGTTCGCTTTTATAACATATACTTTGTTGGAAGAAACATTCACATGTGCGTGAGCATGGAGGGAGTCTTTCAGCAGACAACGGTATTTAATGTAAGTCATGTAGTGAAGGTACAAAGGTTTTGTATTAAGGTACAAAAGGACTGAGTTATAGGAATAATGTTTTGATTGTAGCTTGGATTGGACTGCATTAGATTCGGTGTTAATGGAGTCGCTGTGGTCAAACCTGAGGACGGAGGTGGactcacgcaaatacaatttctACCTGGTGATAACGGTGACAGGGTGGACTATGATTACGACAGTGAGGATGAATGACACGACTTCAAAAAATGacatgatttaaaaaatgacaCGACTTCAAAAAATGACATGACTTCAAAAGTgacaagatttaaaaaaatgatacgACTCCAAAAAATGACACAACTTCAAAAAGtgacataattttaaaaaatgacaaCTCTGAAGtccgttaaaatatttttaataattcacatAAAAGACTGAGGATACTTACAAAATTGCGTTACAACACTAGCCATTTATTACAGtgaacaatttctgtaatgatACCTGTCGAATAAACGCATTTTTCACAATATACCTATTGATTTCCCTAGTACATTATCGTTGACGACTAACGATCTTAACAACTATTTGTCTTCTTGCTTGTCACAAGCACACATTAGCAATACAAGTGGTGATATCTTGTCTATTGAAAAATTATGCATAATGGCCACGAAATATAACCACGCATTTCGGCGCAAATTCAGTTTTCAGGGATCGGTCGCGAACGGATCTTTTGCTACGAAATGGCGGTAAAAATTGTCTGCATTCTGTTGCTGCTTGTTGCGTTGCAGTCCCTCTGCCACGCTGCTAACTCTGGTAAGAAAAAATTTCATACATaagtaaacaaaataattttttgtttgatgatttttacaaagttttttattataaaaatagtattcaaataatttcatatttttaaacaccccaatacaagaaaattaaatatcaaagaaacttgaaagtttatgGCTTA
Above is a window of Megachile rotundata isolate GNS110a chromosome 12, iyMegRotu1, whole genome shotgun sequence DNA encoding:
- the LOC100880486 gene encoding uncharacterized protein LOC100880486, translated to MRTLLLIFAILCVGDSTQKFNDSVIDSKEIFSTKDAFRIKNRELTLKKLQELLKQASSSSNSTGEVTATRQGPCKCTGSVCSCCSRILFDTWKQKACMNVTYDADEFSFTVNIMMNDRVLFTRTVSGKNPKPVCVSIPQLPIIKACVRFYNIYFVGRNIHMCVSMEGVFQQTTVFNLGLDCIRFGVNGVAVVKPEDGGGLTQIQFLPGDNGDRVDYDYDSEDE